The following nucleotide sequence is from Vanrija pseudolonga chromosome 4, complete sequence.
TGCGCGGGTTAGCACGTATTCGCAGTGCATGTAACCCACCTGATCGCCTTCACTCGCGCGGCCagtgagctcgagctcgccaggAATACGCGCCGTGCCGGTCAACACGTCGAGTAGCGCCACAAGGGTGTGGAGGAAGCTctggaggagggcgggcAGTGCCGCGCGCTCAGCATCGCCGCCCGTCGATACTGGGTCTGACACGAGCGCTGGGAGGCCTATCTCACGCGCCGTAGCGATATGTGGCTTGGCCTGGCGCGTCAGCTTGAAGGATGCACACGGTCCCAAAGCTCACAGTGTACATCTGCCCAAAGAGCATCCACcgcccgtcctcgagcacccAGTCGGCGCGTGGTGGTTTCAACGAGgtctcgagcgcctcgagctctcCCGGTTCTGCAGGGGCCGCAGCCGACTCTGAGATCTCGACATCATCacccggcgcggcgtcgccattgtcggcgaccttgccgccctcgagctcggcgaggcgctcgagcgccgcgggcgtgaACGCCTTGTAGtagcccggcggcggggggaagAGAGTGTTGGTAATGGGCACGCCTGCCTCGGCCATGGTATTCTGTTGCTGTGAGTAGAGTAGAGGAGCGAAGGAAGGAGCAACAACTGAACTCTTGTTGTTCGCAGAGTGTGGAGGTCAGTCGTCGGTGACGTTTGTGTGGAATTTGGTCCCGCGAGGTTCAATACGATCTCAAGAGGTGGAGGAAGGACACTTGACGCAATAACAATCAGAATCGACACTCTACGCCGGAATGGCAGCACCGCAGGCGTTCCTCTCCTTTCCGGACCTGCCCGGACTCTCGGcaggcaaggaggagggcaaggcgagcgccccggcgccggcgtcgtcgttctcgtcgttccccgacctcgacctcggtggcGGCAAGGAAGGCCGGGAACGCGACGATCGCGAGCGGAGGAAGCGGCCAcgggacgacgagtcgggTCATCTGCCACGAGATCGAgatcgcgagcgcgagcgtgagcgggACCGTGACCGTGATGGCGAACGCGACCGCGAGCGAGACAAGCGGAGAGATCGAGACCGCCACAGGGAACGAGACGCGCATCGCTCGCGGCGGAGTAGCCGGGAACGAGAGCGAGATCGAGAACGACCACGAGATCGGGATCGCGAACGTGACCGACACCGCGACCGTGGACATGATGACGACCGGAATAGGGAagagaggaggaaggagaggaAGCGCGAGCGTGAACGCGAGCTGGCGTACGACCTggtcaagaaggacgacagGGGCTCAagggagaagaaggacgacgccgGGGCGTGGTACGAGAGCTCAAGCAAGGCGAAGGACGAACGAGTAAGTTGTCGTTATTGGCCCCAACTGACCTCAGACCCCGTCCAAGGAGTTCTTTATCGATACGGCCGGCGATAAGAGCGTTATCCAGtacgccgtctcgtcgtcctcctccgcaccACGGTACTACCGCGATGGCCGTGAGTTATGCTGTTCGCTGACCTGCTAACTCTCCAGGAGGGCGAGTACTTGGTCTCTCAGACGGGATTCGCATTGTGCACTCGCGCGACAGGACACAGAAGGGCATCGAGGTTGCGCGGCTCGGCCGGCCATATGTAAGCTTGGCCCTTTGGAAGAgcgagctgaccccagatACCGCGGTACTCGACCCGGCAGACGGCATCGCAGGCGCGTATCCTCCTCCGGCCAGCGGAGGCTGACGGTGACCTGCTGTCCAACTTCACGCCGTTTGACagtgcgccgcgccgccgaatTGAGGAAGACACACTGCCGTCCTACCGCGCCATTACGAAAGAAgactcgagcgacgaggacgagttcaCCGCGTTGCAGACCGTTCttggcgccgcgtcgactcTCGAAGATGACGTGAAGTCTCGCACTGTCGAGTTCGAGCGGCATCTGGCATCCCACCCAGACGACGTGGACGAATGGATCAAGTTCTCGAAGCTGCATCTTCGCCTCGCTCCGGACGCAGCATCCAGCGCATTCCTCGACCCAGCGACGCAGCCAACGACGCGCGCAAACGCTGAGGTGACGCTCGCGATGCTTACGAGGGCATTTGAAGCACACCCCTCCAACTTCCTCTCGGCGGACCTCCACCAGGCGTTCCTCGATGCTGCGGCAGTCTACTGGCCACCGGCCAAGGTCACTGAACGGTGGGTCAACGTCCTCCGTGCTCTGACGGAGCGCGGTGCGACGGAGGAGAGCATGATGCCCCTGTACCTCGGGTACATTGCTTGGCGGGAGGGCCAGGGGTTCGGCCAGGCAGGCGACGGCTCtgggggtggcggtggcgtggacaaggtcgtcgaggtgtACCTCGAGTGTCTTGACAGGCTGCGGTTGTCGGGCGAGCAagacgcgccgagcgaggcaAGGGAAGAGAACCAGGTGTACCTTCTCCTCCGGGCCTGCCTATTCCTCAAGCAGACGGGGTAcaccgagcgcgcgctggccatCTTCCAGGCGCTCATGGAGATGTAAGTGGCATGCTGCAGGCAGCACTGACGCGCAGCACATTCTTCAAGCCCGACCACCTGCGTGCCCCTCGGCCACCGTTCGACCAACAGCGCTGGTTTCggggcgtgctcgaggactTTGAGTACTTCTGGGACTCGGAGCTGCCGCGCTTGGGTGAAGCAGGCTGCAAAGGGTGGAAGGCGACCCACTctgccgatgacgacggcgaggtgctgACCGAGCCGAGCATGCCCCGCCCAAAGACCGGCACCGAGGACCCATACACCCGATggctcgaggcggagcggcacgccgagtcggcctATCCCTTGCCTGGACgggctcgcgtcgtcgacacgctgGAGGACGACCCGTTCCACACCATTCTCTTCTCTGATGTCGAGCCGTTCCTCTTCCCAGTGCAGACACCGACCGCACGGCTACAGCTCATCTACGCGTTCTTCAACTTCCTGGGATTGCCATTCACACCGGCTGATGTGCCCacatcctcgccgtcgagtaCCGACCCCCACCTCCGATGGGCGATATCCCAGAACGCCGGCCTGCGGAACGCCTTCtggccgccccgcccgagcACCAAGAAGATCCTATGGCAGACAGTCGGCGGTGAGCCAATGGACCCCGAGCAGCCGCGCTCCCTCACATCGCCCTTCGGCGCGCCCGTCAAGTCGTGGATGTCAGACCGAAGGACCCTGTTTGGTGGGAAGGACTGGTTCCGCGACCTGTCTGCCGTCGACCTGGAGCATGTCAACATCGATGTCGCAAGGTAAGCTGCTAGAGGAGAGCACGCTGACGAGTAGAAATGGCCTCACCATGTTACGTCCACTGGTGCCCGACCCGTCGTTTGTACTCTCGACGTTTGCCTTTGAGGCGGCGCTGTCACCGAAAGCGTGGGTAGTCCTAGCCCGATGACGCTGACCCGCACAGAGCGGTCAAGGTCGCCAAGTCTGTCCTTTCCAGCGACCGGGACAATCTCGCCTTATGGGACGGCTACGCCCGGCTCGAACGACAACGCGGAAaccttgctgctgctcggcagGTGTACGTCACAGCGATTCAAGCtgcccagcagcgcgccggtGTTGCCGGTGCCAACCAGGCCGACTTACAGCTCGACACGGTAGAGCTATGGGCCGCCTGGGCTGAGATGGAGTGGGAGAGCGGTGAGGAGGCCCGATGTGTAGAGGTACTCGGCATGGCCGCGGGTCAGAACCTGGGACAGTTGGGTGAGTGGAAGCAAGCGATGCCTTCTGACTCCTCAGATGTTGCCGCAAACCCTTCTCATGACCCCAGACCGCTATCTGCCGTCGCCATACTTAAGGCCAGACAGGTAAGCTCCCTAGCCGGAAGCATAGCTGATGCCCAGTACTATGCCACCAAGCCAGCCGATTCTACAAGCCACCTGGCACTCACCTCCCTGTTCTTCTACCTCATGGATGGCATCGAGGCGGTCAGGAGCCTGCTACTGGGCCTGATCAAGTCGCTGCCTACCGGCCACCCacaggcggaggaggcctACCAGCTCCTGATTCGCATCGTGTATGTTCATACCTCGCAGCACGCATCCCCGGCCCCACTTGCCCGCGAcatcctcgagcaggcgatCGAGGCGTTCCCGAACAACACCATGTTCCTCGGCCTGTACCTctggggcgaggcgggggcaCGAGTATACGGACGGATCCAGCGACTGGTATCGCAGCTCACGAGCAAGGACAGTGGGGTTGTCAGTCTCCTCTGGTCCGTCTGGGCCGAAGGCGTGGGATCAAGCCGCACATTCTGGGACGAAGGCGGTGGAGGTGCCGAGCGGGtccggcgcgcgctcgaccggGCCATCAATTCGACAAAGTAAGTGGTGCCGATTGCGTTTCTGACACCACACAGTGGGAAGCACTCGGCCGCGCTGTGGATGCTGTACATCGAGTTTGAGACGCATATGGGCAAGCctgcggccgccaaggcgctgGTCTACCGAGCGATTGCTGCGATCGGGGGCTGCAAGGGTAGGTACAAGCTCCGCGAATTACAACACCTGCTAACGAGTTCAGATCTGTATCTTGCGGCCTTCTCCCCGTTGTTGCGTCCGAGCTTCTCTccgcgcgagctgcgtgCACTGTCCGAGCTCATGGCTGAGCGTGGCATCCGAACACGGGTGCCGACCGAGACGTACTGGGAGGATGGCGACTATGACGAGGCGGATGTggtggagggcgaggatgaggaggacatCGAGGAGTTTGACAACGGCGATTACGAGTACAAGAATCTGCGTGATCGCGAGGAGTTGAAGCCATACTAGCATATCTAGCAAGCATTGCATTGGACTGAGCTGTCGCGAGGCAGGAGGTTGCACCCACAATCTCACCCCGCCGTGCCAGCCTCACGCTATCTGCTTCCGCCGCCACTCGGCACCTCCACGCGATCATCGCAGACTACGCCCCCACGTCACCGGGTTAACAACATGGCAACGTCGCGCATTgcccaaccaccaccaccaacaaccAAATAACAtgtcctcctccgcgccccTACTAGGCGGCAccatcgaggccgacgacgacgtcccGACGTCGTCCTACCCGACCGGCAACATCGGGCAGTCGACAGCGCCGaagccggccgcggcgcgcgagcctGTCGTCCTGGTCCCCGGGACCACCGCGTCGTccgccgagcagggcggTATTgtgcgtcgttgtcgtcgtgtgTGCTGCCTTGGCTGACTTGCTCCAGGCGGGCATCCTCAAGGCGTCGTCCCACCCCGTGGCgctcttcttcctcttcttcttccgcTCGGCCGCGATCGCGGTGTATGTGCTGTGCGGGCTGTGTGAGttggctctggcggcggcggcggcgaggtactGACACAACGCGCAGTCACAAAAGACTACGTCCTGTCGATCGTgctggtcgtcgtgctgctgtCGCTCGACTTCTGGAACACGAGGGTGTGTTGGCGTGGCtgggtgtgggcggcgggggagtgCGCAGCTAACGTCGCACCGTAGAACGTCGCCGGCCGGaccctcgtcggcctgcgaTACTGgaacgaggtggacgaggacggcgagagctCGTGGGTGTtcgagtcgcgcgacgcGAGCCACGTCGCCAACGCCATCGACTCGAAGATGTTctgggtgggttgggtgagGGCGACCAAGCTAACGCTGCCAGATCGCGCTCTACACCTTCCCGGTCGGCTGGATCGCGCTCCTCATCTTCTccatcttctccttctccatcAGCTTCATCCCCatcgtgctcctcgcgctcgtgttcAACCTCTCCAACGTCGTCGGCTTCACCTATGCCGACAGAGACGCGCAGAAGCGCTTCCAGAACGCCAGCTCCAACCTCtttgcgctcggcgggctcggcggactcggcggccaggtgcttggcggcgtcgtgcgtaACTCGGTCGGACGCGTCTTTAGGTAGTACTAGCAGCGCGCAACTAGCATATGCATGGCCCGTTCTCTATactgtcggcggcgctggcccgGCGCCCCGCCCCCTGCCTGCTCTACTGTACACACAGCCTACCGCTTCAGCTGCTGGGGAAAGTTGCCCCGACCGCGCTTGaactgccgcggcggcgcagcagcctgcACCTCTGCTGCTGGCCCCTGGTGACCTTGCTGTCCCTGCCCCGGACCAGAAGCCCGCGCAACGCCCATCCAGTACCCGGCCCAATACTGCGCATGCAGCGCGTACCcgatcgcctcgtcgcggctgccggcagcggcacccCACGCACCCTGCGGCGGGGGGAAGACGTACGCGTCGTCCTGATCGGCATACTCGGGTGCTCCCCACTCGtctccctcgccgtcgtACCCCTGCCACTGGCCGTatccctcgtcctcgtcctcctcgccctctccctcgccctcgccgtcttctggtccggccggcgacggcgggctaTACGACGGCGACTCTTGCCTGCTCGTTCCCGCCTGCGACGTGTACGGGTTGTCCTggcgcgaggtgcgcgcgcgcttgtTCTGCCGTGGGGTTGGcgttgacgagctcgctgcGGCCGCGGCAGTCACTTGGGGCTTGGAGGCCGAGTACCACCTGGGCTGTTAGCTGCTGAGTGATGTGCTCGTGGCTCACTCCGTGTCGAATGCGTTGGCACCGGGAAGAGGCTGTCCCTTGGCGAGTGCGGCGGTCGCCTTGTCCAGCCACGAGCCGGGCCCGGGGTTGTGCAACTGGGAGCGGGCGTCAGTCGGCGGCCAGAAAGAAGGGCACAATATGAACCCACGTGAAACTCGAGCAGTGCCGCGTCGTACGcgttgacgagctcgcggtcgtcCCATGCACCACCCGACTTGTTGTTAAAGTCGAGGGTGACCGTGGGGAGGGGTTCTGTTGATGCTGATGCCATTtggagtgagtgggtggcgGCGAAGTGGTGGGAGGTTGTGGTCGTTGAATCTTTGGGTACAGAGGGTTTTGGATGATGATGGCAACTGGGTGCTGCGGCTCAGGCACACAAGTTGATTAGGGCACGCTGGTCAAGAAACCTAATGCGTGTGGCGAGTATGCTAATGGTCGGAATGCTATTCCGCCAAAACTATGACGCCTgttgccgcgcgcgcttccTCCCCCCAAGTCCCTTAGCCTTGGCCCCTTGTcttcgccgccggcggaggtGCCAAggggtgagcgagcgcgggTGCGCGAGGTCCAAGCGTCGTCGTTCTCAAACGCGCCGAGGGgccggccagcagcaacCAACAGCCGCGGTCACGGCCGATGACCACGACACGCACAGACCCACTACtgctaccaccaccaccacggctCTGCCTGCTGCACTCTGCCCAGCTCAGTCTGCTCTTTCGCTTTTCTACTCGGTCTAGCTGCTCTCTACAAGACTGCAATCTCCAGTGGATCATCGCCTGCCGTGCCACCTTTCGGACAAGGCTAATCATCATCAACAACACGTGGCTTGGATCCCTTACAGCTTACGGCGCTacggccgcccccgcgcccgaTTCCTCCTTGTTGTCGTCACCAGCACCGCCCTCCCTCCCAGCCTCGACTCTTATCCGCCCGCACACACTGCCCCGTGTCTTTCATCTCACATCTCTCCAAGTCGCACACCACGGGCACCGCAACGGCGACGATAGACAGTGCGTCGGGCAGTTTCATTCTTGTGGTGATTTGAGACGCTAGTCGACCATTGGCATCTTGCAAACGCCCGCGtcatgccgccgcctgcccaGGATCGCCCGTCGTCAGAGAATGTCGACTACCTCAACTTTGACTTTGGATCGACGTTGCCCCCCGGTGCCCTCAACCCGGCCATTCCAGGCTACGCCCCCTCCCCATCCCAGTCTCGCGCAGCCTATGACCGAGCGTCAGTCGCAGGACGCGACTCGCGTCTTCCCcagccgacaccgccgcctccgcctcctcagGACCAGCGCTACCAGTCCCACCAGCAAAGCCAGCTCCCTCCTCTGGACAACTATGGCGGCTATGCAAGGGACCACCGCCAAGTGACGCCCGAGCAGCAGaggttgccgccgttgcagccacaacagcagcaacagcagccgcagcaacAGTATGGCTACCCCTACCGTGATCAGCCCGACCAGGgcttcgccgccgcgtcgcccgtAGCCGCATATGAcagccccgccgcctcgacccagGTTCGCAAGCAGTTACCCCAGCTGCCACCgcagcccgagctcgcgtcTGCGCTTCCTCCGTCTCGCCCCGGTCGAGCTCTGCCAACTCCACCCTCTGCGCCTGCCCAGAGCACCGCACCCTCCCAGAGCCCGAGCGCAGCTCGCTTCTCTAGTGCACAGCGTGCCCCATCTGGCGGCGTGGAGACACAGAGACTTCCCTCGACCCCCACCAAGCAACCTTCGTCCTCATCACATCAATATCCTACATCATCAGCTCAAGGTCCCAACGCCAATCACCAACCTTACGGTTCCTCGCGGGAGCCACCGCCTGTCCAGTCTCTGCGAGACTTGAGCATCAACGGCGATAGGGGCAACGGCGTCAGCGACTCGCCTGTTGCACCAAGGCAGTCATCTCTCCCACAGGCCCCACCGCCGCAAAAGGCTCCTACTGCCTCTTCGGCCCAAgccgcgccttcctcgtACGCCGGCCACACCATCGACAACCACATCTCTACCGACTGGTCCAGAACCGCAAGTTCACCGCAGCAGATGTCAGCGTCCGGCAGTGGGCCTTCGGCTGGGGGCAGCCACATCCCTTACCAGCAGTCGTCCCGTGGAGGCTACGCCGACTCCGACTACCTGGTCCCTCGTTCTTCGGAGGGGACCTACGGTGCAAGAACTGCCACTCCAGACATCATTCGCAACACCTCTGCGTATGTGGACCacgtgcagcagcagcggggctATGCCGGTGGCGCGGCTGCCAGTGGGTCCGACCGCGTCAACATGCCCGCCCCTCACCCAGCCCCTTCTCAGCCAGTCAGCTTCCCCACGGCTCATCCGAGCAACAGCGCGGTTGACCGTCAATCGCCGATCAGCCGTGGTCGCCCCTCGAATGAGCTCTCTCCATCTTGGGGAGAGCAGTCCCAACAACCATCTCGATGGGTTCAGAACAAGCTCGCTCAACACCAAAGCCAGTACTATGACGAGAATGACGGCTACGACGAGTACGTCTCGAGCGAAGGAGAGGACGACGtagacgacgaggtcaacgGCATCCGATTCTTCAACCCTGCGTTCCTCAGTGAGACTGCCTTGCAGCTCACCGACCGTGTGCCCAGAGCCACACACAACAAGGGTGGTGTGCCGTATCCTCAGACATTTACCGGAGCCGACATGGTGGTAAGTCGTTGGCGCGTTTACGACGGCGCTGACCCCCCAAGCTCACTATTCAATCCCTCCTGCCATCGTTCACTCGCGAGTCGCCATACGACCGGCGCtttgcccttgtcgtcgcaCGTTCCATTGCCGCCCAGCGCATGTGGGTTGTGCCTGTGGACTGGGACTTGGACAAGCTGCTTCGCGACACGGCCGATGACGTCTTTACCTTTGTTGGTGATGTCGAGGGCTTCCAAGGCGAGGTTCCCACCGGTGTCCAGACCATGGCCACAAAGTGTTACTCGGCGAGCTGTACTGGAAATGGGGAGTGTTACGCTCCGCGGTGTCCTTACAAGACATCCGCCAACACTTTCCTCCAAGTTGCCAACGcagtcgaggacgaggcaaGCTCCAGCCAAGCTGCTACCTCACTCGTCAAGAATGCTGAAGACTGGacgcacgagctcgaccctGCTCTGCTCTCAGAGCTGACAGAGGACCAGCGAAAGCGCCAGGTTCTCATTCGACAGGCGATCATGGCAGAGGAGAGGTTTGAGGCCGACCTGGCGACCATTGAAACCGTCTTCCTCACGCCGCTGCAGATGGCCAACCCGCCCATCATTCAGCCTTACCACAAGCTTGACACGTTCCTCAGAGAGCTCTTCAGCAACATTGTCCAGATCCGCTTGGCTTCTCGACGTCTCATTGCCAACTTTGGTGCCAGGCTTCACGAAGAAGCCCCTCTTGTCCACCGCGTTGGCGACAtcttcctcgaggccgcgacCGACTTCCGGAGACTGTATCCCGAGTACACGGACAACATGCCGCGTGCAGACCTCCTCTTGACAcatgccctcgccgagcaTACGCCGTTCCGTAACTGGGCAGAGGCTGTTTCCAAGACTGGAAGCCCTTCGTATGACCTGAGGCTGCTCCTCAagcagcccgccgcccacctccAGCAGTACCCGGCTCTCATCGAAGGCATCCTCAAAGTCACGCCCTCAGATGACGTCGACATCGACTTCCTCAACGAGGCCCTTACCTCTATCCAAAACATCTCATACATCTCTCAACTCAAGCTTTGGCACGCTTCCAAGGGCAggggcgccgtcggcaagctTCAGTGGCACCAGATTGTTCCGAAGCAGATTCAGGAGCAGATGCAGCTGGAGCGCAAGAAGGAGGTCAAGCGCCAACAGTAAGCCACTCATTCACAGCAGTCACCTCTCTAACCACCCCAGCCACATTTGGGAGCTGATTGAAGGTGAAATGAAGTATGTTGCCGATCTTGAGGCTATGGACACTGTACGTTTTGTGATCAATCTATACAGGGGCTAACGTGAACAGCTCTATATCACGCCATTGCGTGAGGCCGAACATGGTCCAGTGATCGATAGGTCGAGACTGGACGACTTCATCGACGAAGTGTTCCACAACTACAGGTCCATTCTTGAGGTGCACCAGCGCCTGCTCGAAGACCTGCAGGAGAGGCAGATTGAACAGCATCCCAACTTTGGCATGGTGTCCGACTTGTTGTTGAATGCTGCGCTCAATTGGAACGCGGCATACCTAGAGTACACGCCTCACTATCCTTTGGCCAAGGCAAAGGTGGACAGGGAGACTGAGGAGAACCCCCGTTTCAAGGCTTTCTTGGATGTGAGCACTAGCCAAGGAAGCCAAGCTGACTGTCCCAGGAAGCCTACAAGAAGCCAGAAGCCGACCGACAGGGTATCAACCATTTCCTGTACCGACCAGTCGCGCGTCTCCTTCGTTACCAGCTCCTTTTGAAGGACATCCTACAGGCTCAAAAGGCCGTGGGACCGGATGATCACCCTGATATCGAGGCCATTCCTCAGCTTCTCGAGATTATCGACAACCTTGCCAAGGCTACAGAGAGGGGTGTCGAAGTCAACGAAGCCAAGGTGGCCTTATGGAAGCTCAAGGCCACTCTTGACGGTGGCAAGTTTGGCTCCCGAGCTGTTCGTACTAGTAACATGGGCAGTGACTGACAACAACAGGTTCGGGATCTCGACTTGATGAACCCCATGCGAGAGCTCATTCACCAGGGCAAGGTGTACAGGCAACCTGAATCCAAGGCACCAGGCCAGTCGTGGACCCAGCTCAACCTCCTTCTATTTGACAACTACTTTGTCCTTGTCAAGCCGCAAACCAAGACGAAGAGGGGAGAGAGGGATGGCGCCGCAGAGCGGTCCATTGTCAACCGTCGTGTGAGTCCCCGTCACGGTTATCAGTCTGACAAAGCAGCCTATCCCTCTCGAGCTCATGTCATTGAACGACTTTTCCGCTGCAGCGCAGAACCGTTCTCTGGGTCTTCTCAAGAACAttcgtggcggcggtggaaaCGAAGATGGCACCACCCAGGTGCAGTCCGACTCGCGCTTGGTCTACCCCTTCACCTTCACGTTCATCGGTCAAGGCCCTGCCGGCCAAGGCGCCGGTCAGTACACGCTGTGGACCGACTCGGACAAGGACCGCCAAACATGGCAGGAGAAGCTCCAGCATGCCAAGGTTCTGCGGGCAGAGGTCAACGACGCGAGCAAGGTTGGTCCCTATTGAAAGGTTCATGTGTGCTGACCCCACAGGTCTTTGAAATGACCCCTCTCAGCCTTGAGGCGTTCTATCAGCCTGCTGGATACTATGCGCCTGCGACCAAGGGCAAGACTCAGCCTACAAGTGACGAGTTCACTGGCCGTGTGACATGCTCGGTGCCGTTCCGTGAGTGATCACCAGCCAACATCCGACTGACCCGCAGTTACTGTGGACGGGCGATCGCTGGTGGCCATCGGCTGCCAG
It contains:
- the MED7 gene encoding Mediator of RNA polymerase II transcription subunit 7, which encodes MAEAGVPITNTLFPPPPGYYKAFTPAALERLAELEGGKVADNGDAAPGDDVEISESAAAPAEPGELEALETSLKPPRADWVLEDGRWMLFGQMYTAKPHIATAREIGLPALVSDPVSTGGDAERAALPALLQSFLHTLVALLDVLTGTARIPGELELTGRASEGDQYIQHLSNLAATMMVSANQLRGVQAEATLVMLMEKQLAERRDQTTKLRAKCREVAATIERLKKEAAGLTGADEADPVEVEVAVETEAEPAEEAEDADDLIEVDA
- the TVP23 gene encoding Golgi apparatus membrane protein TVP23 gives rise to the protein MAAPQAFLSFPDLPGLSAGKEEGKASAPAPASSFSSFPDLDLGGGKEGRERDDRERRKRPRDDESGHLPRDRDRERERERDRDRDGERDRERDKRRDRDRHRERDAHRSRRSSRERERDRERPRDRDRERDRHRDRGHDDDRNREERRKERKRERERELAYDLVKKDDRGSREKKDDAGAWYESSSKAKDERTPSKEFFIDTAGDKSVIQYAVSSSSSAPRYYRDGRGRVLGLSDGIRIVHSRDRTQKGIEVARLGRPYIPRYSTRQTASQARILLRPAEADGDLLSNFTPFDSAPRRRIEEDTLPSYRAITKEDSSDEDEFTALQTVLGAASTLEDDVKSRTVEFERHLASHPDDVDEWIKFSKLHLRLAPDAASSAFLDPATQPTTRANAEVTLAMLTRAFEAHPSNFLSADLHQAFLDAAAVYWPPAKVTERWVNVLRALTERGATEESMMPLYLGYIAWREGQGFGQAGDGSGGGGGVDKVVEVYLECLDRLRLSGEQDAPSEAREENQVYLLLRACLFLKQTGYTERALAIFQALMEITFFKPDHLRAPRPPFDQQRWFRGVLEDFEYFWDSELPRLGEAGCKGWKATHSADDDGEVLTEPSMPRPKTGTEDPYTRWLEAERHAESAYPLPGRARVVDTLEDDPFHTILFSDVEPFLFPVQTPTARLQLIYAFFNFLGLPFTPADVPTSSPSSTDPHLRWAISQNAGLRNAFWPPRPSTKKILWQTVGGEPMDPEQPRSLTSPFGAPVKSWMSDRRTLFGGKDWFRDLSAVDLEHVNIDVARNGLTMLRPLVPDPSFVLSTFAFEAALSPKAAVKVAKSVLSSDRDNLALWDGYARLERQRGNLAAARQVYVTAIQAAQQRAGVAGANQADLQLDTVELWAAWAEMEWESGEEARCVEVLGMAAGQNLGQLDVAANPSHDPRPLSAVAILKARQYYATKPADSTSHLALTSLFFYLMDGIEAVRSLLLGLIKSLPTGHPQAEEAYQLLIRIVYVHTSQHASPAPLARDILEQAIEAFPNNTMFLGLYLWGEAGARVYGRIQRLVSQLTSKDSGVVSLLWSVWAEGVGSSRTFWDEGGGGAERVRRALDRAINSTNGKHSAALWMLYIEFETHMGKPAAAKALVYRAIAAIGGCKDLYLAAFSPLLRPSFSPRELRALSELMAERGIRTRVPTETYWEDGDYDEADVVEGEDEEDIEEFDNGDYEYKNLRGTIEADDDVPTSSYPTGNIGQSTAPKPAAAREPVVLVPGTTASSAEQGGIAGILKASSHPVALFFLFFFRSAAIAVYVLCGLFTKDYVLSIVLVVVLLSLDFWNTRNVAGRTLVGLRYWNEVDEDGESSWVFESRDASHVANAIDSKMFWIALYTFPVGWIALLIFSIFSFSISFIPIVLLALVFNLSNVVGFTYADRDAQKRFQNASSNLFALGGLGGLGGQVLGGVVRNSVGRVFR
- the rgf1_1 gene encoding Rho1 guanine nucleotide exchange factor 1, with product MPPPAQDRPSSENVDYLNFDFGSTLPPGALNPAIPGYAPSPSQSRAAYDRASVAGRDSRLPQPTPPPPPPQDQRYQSHQQSQLPPLDNYGGYARDHRQVTPEQQRLPPLQPQQQQQQPQQQYGYPYRDQPDQGFAAASPVAAYDSPAASTQVRKQLPQLPPQPELASALPPSRPGRALPTPPSAPAQSTAPSQSPSAARFSSAQRAPSGGVETQRLPSTPTKQPSSSSHQYPTSSAQGPNANHQPYGSSREPPPVQSLRDLSINGDRGNGVSDSPVAPRQSSLPQAPPPQKAPTASSAQAAPSSYAGHTIDNHISTDWSRTASSPQQMSASGSGPSAGGSHIPYQQSSRGGYADSDYLVPRSSEGTYGARTATPDIIRNTSAYVDHVQQQRGYAGGAAASGSDRVNMPAPHPAPSQPVSFPTAHPSNSAVDRQSPISRGRPSNELSPSWGEQSQQPSRWVQNKLAQHQSQYYDENDGYDEYVSSEGEDDVDDEVNGIRFFNPAFLSETALQLTDRVPRATHNKGGVPYPQTFTGADMVLTIQSLLPSFTRESPYDRRFALVVARSIAAQRMWVVPVDWDLDKLLRDTADDVFTFVGDVEGFQGEVPTGVQTMATKCYSASCTGNGECYAPRCPYKTSANTFLQVANAVEDEASSSQAATSLVKNAEDWTHELDPALLSELTEDQRKRQVLIRQAIMAEERFEADLATIETVFLTPLQMANPPIIQPYHKLDTFLRELFSNIVQIRLASRRLIANFGARLHEEAPLVHRVGDIFLEAATDFRRLYPEYTDNMPRADLLLTHALAEHTPFRNWAEAVSKTGSPSYDLRLLLKQPAAHLQQYPALIEGILKVTPSDDVDIDFLNEALTSIQNISYISQLKLWHASKGRGAVGKLQWHQIVPKQIQEQMQLERKKEVKRQHHIWELIEGEMKYVADLEAMDTLYITPLREAEHGPVIDRSRLDDFIDEVFHNYRSILEVHQRLLEDLQERQIEQHPNFGMVSDLLLNAALNWNAAYLEYTPHYPLAKAKVDRETEENPRFKAFLDEAYKKPEADRQGINHFLYRPVARLLRYQLLLKDILQAQKAVGPDDHPDIEAIPQLLEIIDNLAKATERGVEVNEAKVALWKLKATLDGGKFGSRAVRDLDLMNPMRELIHQGKVYRQPESKAPGQSWTQLNLLLFDNYFVLVKPQTKTKRGERDGAAERSIVNRRPIPLELMSLNDFSAAAQNRSLGLLKNIRGGGGNEDGTTQVQSDSRLVYPFTFTFIGQGPAGQGAGQYTLWTDSDKDRQTWQEKLQHAKVLRAEVNDASKVFEMTPLSLEAFYQPAGYYAPATKGKTQPTSDEFTGRVTCSVPFLTVDGRSLVAIGCQEGVWIGVRHETASLRKVLHVRGVQQIAVLEEFGLFLVLAEKSLLAYQLEALVPTAQSPPVRATPQRLSGDRDISFFTVGQINNRTLVLYMKKKGLDSVFRILEPIHARGAEDTRQRRTPFNLLVGQRPDWFRVYKDFFIPTEAQHVYFLKAKLAVVCPKAFEIMDLTDLKGGSIPIFEPNRQREKPALAELAQKCERAKPLAMFRSTEAEFLLCYDTFGIYVDRHGEPNRDLTAIEWEGKPESVVFHPPYVLLVSPSFIEVRHIDTAKLLQIYTGSDIRCTWDGTGGQANPPQDHPTSKGWGDEVKSQEPRIHICKRIDPPHGRGQNRVEQRVFELTPTLLLNNPLLNPVPNVTDPNYFPPALDHRASMRSTGSHNYNGYSEGNYFPPEPSISSISTANYNTNGGGQYGGGYAAQSPGGYNHGGAFAGAAGFSTMDQGAYQGGGGRPGQQPSGGGAYANDQYGGQGHPQRQASHGSNRYGGYV